The Alteriqipengyuania halimionae genome contains a region encoding:
- a CDS encoding queuosine precursor transporter, translating to MDQTPHRTDAASATGFRYYPYVMAAFVAILLLSNLIGAAKPSYVTLPGGTEWSFGAGVLFFPISYIIGDVLTEVYGYARARRVIWTGFAALAFMAFMAWVVVALPPAEGWDGQEAYEKVFGNTWRIVVASMTAFWVGEFANSFVMAKMKVWTTGKHLWTRTIGSTVVGQGLDSLIFYPLAFYGLAGWPPELLWQVVLSQWLIKTGWEALLTPVTYAVVGWLKRREGVDVFDEDTDFSPFAKAR from the coding sequence ATGGATCAAACGCCGCATCGCACAGACGCCGCCAGTGCCACCGGGTTTCGCTATTACCCGTATGTGATGGCCGCCTTCGTCGCGATCCTGCTGTTGTCGAACCTCATCGGCGCGGCCAAGCCGAGCTATGTTACCCTGCCCGGCGGCACCGAGTGGTCGTTCGGCGCGGGCGTGCTGTTCTTCCCGATCAGCTACATCATCGGCGACGTGCTGACCGAGGTCTATGGCTATGCCCGCGCGCGCCGGGTGATCTGGACCGGCTTCGCCGCGCTCGCCTTCATGGCGTTCATGGCATGGGTGGTGGTCGCGCTGCCGCCCGCCGAGGGCTGGGACGGCCAAGAGGCCTACGAAAAGGTCTTCGGCAACACCTGGCGCATCGTCGTCGCCTCGATGACGGCCTTCTGGGTCGGCGAGTTCGCCAATTCCTTCGTGATGGCGAAGATGAAGGTCTGGACCACGGGCAAGCATCTGTGGACTCGAACGATCGGATCGACGGTGGTCGGCCAGGGACTCGACAGCCTGATCTTCTATCCGCTCGCTTTTTATGGCCTCGCCGGATGGCCGCCCGAATTGCTGTGGCAGGTCGTCCTGTCGCAATGGCTGATCAAGACCGGGTGGGAGGCGCTGCTGACCCCGGTGACCTATGCGGTGGTCGGTTGGCTCAAGCGGCGCGAGGGCGTCGATGTCTTCGACGAGGACACCGATTTCTCGCCATTTGCGAAGGCGCGCTAG
- a CDS encoding NADPH:quinone oxidoreductase family protein: MKALRSHETGGPETLTLDEVDAPAPGKGQVVVAVKACAINYPDTLIIRDLYQFKPERPFAPGGEISGVIEAVADDVTDWKVGDRVIAMLGNGGLAEKVAVEAARLFAIPDGVDFPTAASILMTYGTTIHGLKDRGDIAEGQTVLVLGAAGGVGLSAVELAKAYGARVVGAVSTEEKGEVARKAGADEIVIYPKGEIDKDASKDLAGKFKAAVGKDGADIVYDIVGGAYSEPALRSLGWEGRHLVIGFPAGIPKIPLNLTLLKSCDIRGVFWGAFTARSPEKNRQNIAELFDLLAAGKINPLVSETFPLERGGEAIAKLENREAIGKLVVTMD; the protein is encoded by the coding sequence ATGAAAGCCCTACGTAGCCACGAAACCGGTGGACCCGAAACGCTCACGCTCGACGAGGTCGACGCCCCCGCGCCCGGCAAGGGACAGGTCGTCGTCGCGGTCAAGGCCTGCGCGATCAATTATCCCGACACGCTGATCATCCGCGATCTCTACCAGTTCAAGCCCGAGCGTCCGTTCGCTCCGGGTGGCGAGATTTCAGGCGTGATCGAAGCCGTTGCCGACGACGTGACCGACTGGAAGGTCGGCGACCGAGTGATCGCAATGCTCGGCAATGGCGGTCTGGCGGAAAAGGTCGCGGTCGAGGCCGCGCGTTTGTTCGCAATTCCCGACGGGGTCGATTTCCCCACCGCCGCCTCGATCCTGATGACCTACGGCACCACGATCCACGGCCTCAAGGACCGTGGCGACATCGCCGAAGGACAGACCGTGCTGGTGCTCGGCGCTGCCGGTGGGGTCGGACTATCGGCAGTCGAACTCGCCAAGGCTTACGGCGCACGCGTCGTCGGCGCCGTGTCGACCGAAGAAAAGGGCGAAGTCGCGCGCAAGGCCGGGGCCGACGAAATCGTGATCTATCCCAAGGGCGAGATCGACAAGGACGCGTCGAAGGACCTGGCAGGCAAGTTCAAGGCTGCGGTCGGCAAAGACGGCGCGGACATCGTCTACGACATCGTCGGCGGGGCCTATTCCGAGCCGGCGCTGCGCTCGCTCGGTTGGGAAGGTCGCCACCTCGTTATCGGCTTCCCGGCGGGCATCCCCAAGATTCCGCTCAACCTCACCCTGCTCAAGAGCTGCGACATTCGCGGCGTGTTCTGGGGAGCGTTCACGGCACGCTCGCCCGAGAAGAACCGCCAGAACATCGCCGAGCTGTTCGACCTGCTGGCGGCGGGCAAGATCAACCCGCTGGTCTCGGAAACCTTCCCGCTCGAACGCGGCGGCGAAGCGATCGCCAAGCTGGAAAACCGCGAGGCGATCGGCAAGCTCGTCGTGACGATGGATTGA
- a CDS encoding ABC transporter permease, with amino-acid sequence MSNILLVAQREFRQIVQMKSFWLTLLLIPVALGVGSVVGKLFDDDEATKVMLVDRAGGEVAERIETSFALEDDRDALARLSRYVRRHGLEAADPDAPWTQYDRWYTPADIEAFRQSGGLEGALEKIDAVRDKDTPEFEPREASYEFVEPDPSIATATGEALDEAVEQIIDPKDGDEEASYVILIDSDYAERPVVRLWSNDTPRSSFVTTLQDTLTTDLRGRLLAEDGVSPERAALVQTAQPAIAVTTPEPGDGARESMAVRSILPLALAYVLLMALMLSGGWMLQSSVEERTNKLLESVLACVKAEDLMYGKLIGTVAVGLALVASWVIFAAIAAFWFSGAVSDFLRPALAPLTDPVIVIAIIYFFVAGYISISVIFLAIGSMTDSMNEAQGYFMPLTFAILLPVTFLIQAVLAGNDGPIVQVMTWIPFITPFAVLAQLGTGIELWVLIGTGLLLAAFIVVEFVYLGRLFRASLLATGQKPGLKTLIERFKSQAG; translated from the coding sequence ATGAGCAATATCCTCCTCGTCGCGCAGCGCGAATTCCGCCAGATCGTCCAGATGAAGAGCTTCTGGCTCACCCTGCTGCTGATCCCCGTCGCGCTCGGCGTCGGATCGGTGGTCGGCAAGCTGTTCGATGACGACGAAGCGACCAAGGTCATGCTGGTCGACCGGGCCGGCGGCGAAGTCGCCGAGCGGATCGAGACCAGCTTCGCCCTCGAAGACGATCGCGACGCTCTCGCGCGCCTATCGCGCTATGTCCGTCGGCACGGGCTCGAAGCCGCCGATCCCGATGCGCCGTGGACGCAATACGATCGCTGGTACACGCCCGCCGATATCGAAGCCTTTCGCCAGTCGGGAGGGCTCGAAGGAGCGCTGGAGAAGATCGACGCCGTGCGCGACAAGGACACACCCGAATTCGAGCCGCGCGAAGCCAGCTATGAATTCGTCGAACCCGATCCGTCTATCGCGACGGCCACCGGCGAAGCGCTCGACGAGGCGGTCGAACAGATCATCGATCCCAAGGACGGCGACGAGGAGGCTTCCTATGTCATCCTGATCGACAGCGATTACGCCGAACGCCCGGTCGTTCGCCTGTGGTCCAACGACACGCCGCGAAGCAGTTTCGTGACCACCTTGCAGGACACGCTGACCACCGATCTGCGCGGACGCTTGCTGGCCGAGGACGGGGTGTCGCCCGAGCGCGCCGCGCTGGTGCAGACCGCCCAGCCCGCAATCGCCGTGACCACGCCCGAACCCGGCGACGGTGCGCGCGAATCGATGGCGGTGCGCTCGATCCTGCCGCTGGCGCTGGCCTATGTCCTGCTGATGGCGCTGATGCTGTCGGGTGGCTGGATGCTGCAAAGCTCGGTCGAGGAACGGACCAACAAGCTGCTCGAAAGCGTGCTGGCCTGCGTCAAGGCCGAAGACCTGATGTACGGCAAGCTGATCGGCACCGTCGCGGTCGGCCTCGCGCTCGTCGCGAGCTGGGTGATCTTTGCCGCGATCGCCGCTTTCTGGTTCAGCGGCGCGGTCTCGGATTTCCTCCGCCCGGCGCTCGCTCCGCTGACCGATCCGGTGATCGTGATCGCGATCATTTACTTCTTCGTCGCGGGCTACATCTCGATTTCGGTGATCTTCCTCGCGATCGGATCGATGACCGATTCGATGAACGAGGCGCAGGGCTATTTCATGCCCCTCACCTTCGCGATCCTGCTGCCGGTCACCTTCCTGATCCAGGCGGTGCTGGCCGGTAATGACGGCCCGATCGTTCAGGTGATGACCTGGATACCCTTCATCACCCCCTTCGCGGTCCTCGCCCAGCTCGGCACGGGGATCGAGCTGTGGGTGCTGATCGGCACCGGCCTGCTGCTGGCCGCGTTCATCGTGGTGGAGTTCGTTTACCTGGGCCGCCTGTTCCGCGCGAGCTTGCTGGCGACGGGTCAGAAACCGGGGCTGAAAACACTGATCGAACGGTTCAAGAGCCAAGCGGGGTAA
- the grxD gene encoding Grx4 family monothiol glutaredoxin has product MSDTNQRIKDTVESNDVVLFMKGTPLFPQCGFSSRAVAILDHCGVGYESVDVLQDMEIRQGIKAYSDWPTIPQLYVKGEFVGGSDIMMEMFEAGELKQLMDDKQVAKAE; this is encoded by the coding sequence ATGTCGGACACCAACCAGCGCATCAAGGACACCGTCGAAAGCAACGACGTGGTCCTGTTCATGAAAGGCACGCCGCTGTTCCCGCAATGCGGGTTTTCCAGCCGTGCCGTCGCCATCCTCGATCATTGCGGCGTCGGCTATGAAAGCGTCGACGTGTTGCAGGACATGGAAATCCGCCAAGGCATCAAGGCCTATTCGGACTGGCCCACGATCCCGCAGCTTTACGTCAAAGGCGAGTTCGTCGGCGGCAGCGACATCATGATGGAGATGTTCGAAGCAGGCGAGCTCAAGCAGCTGATGGACGACAAGCAGGTCGCCAAGGCCGAATAG
- a CDS encoding BolA/IbaG family iron-sulfur metabolism protein, producing MAMQADEIERLIKAAIPDADVTIRDLAGDGDHYAAEIRSASFAGKSRVAQHKLVYEALGGRMGGELHALQLTTGLPT from the coding sequence ATGGCAATGCAGGCGGACGAGATCGAACGGCTGATCAAGGCAGCCATTCCCGATGCCGATGTCACGATCCGTGACCTGGCGGGCGACGGCGATCACTACGCCGCCGAGATCCGCTCGGCATCGTTCGCCGGCAAGTCGCGCGTGGCGCAGCACAAGCTCGTCTACGAAGCGCTCGGCGGACGGATGGGCGGCGAGCTCCACGCCTTGCAACTGACCACCGGCCTTCCCACCTGA
- a CDS encoding acyl-CoA thioesterase: protein MSRRDHTHQIQIQPDDIDFMGHVNNARYLSWVQDAVLSHWKKLAPAEALASRAWVAIKHEITYRQPAFLDDEVFANTVLESVKGARAFYSTVIKRGEEVLAEVQSSWCCIDAETLRPARIGEEVKGFFFPNKG from the coding sequence ATGAGCAGGCGCGACCATACCCATCAGATCCAGATCCAGCCCGATGATATCGATTTCATGGGGCATGTGAACAATGCGCGCTACCTTTCATGGGTGCAGGATGCGGTGCTTTCGCACTGGAAGAAGCTCGCCCCGGCCGAAGCGCTGGCGAGCCGCGCCTGGGTCGCGATCAAGCACGAGATTACCTATCGCCAGCCGGCCTTCCTCGACGACGAGGTCTTCGCCAACACCGTACTCGAAAGCGTTAAAGGCGCGCGGGCATTCTACTCCACCGTGATCAAGCGCGGGGAAGAGGTACTGGCAGAAGTCCAGTCGAGCTGGTGCTGCATCGATGCCGAAACCCTGCGCCCGGCGCGTATCGGCGAAGAAGTGAAGGGCTTCTTCTTCCCGAACAAGGGCTGA
- a CDS encoding sterol desaturase family protein → MQVLVPALIVLATVIAMEWVAWASHKYIMHGFGWGWHRDHHEPHDNLLEKNDLYAIVGAAMSISMFALGSPLVMGASAWWPGTWIGLGILFYGIIYTLVHDGLVHQRYFRWVPKRGYAKRLVQAHKLHHATIGKEGGVSFGFVFARDPARLKADLKRQREAGIAVVRDSAGA, encoded by the coding sequence ATGCAGGTTCTCGTTCCCGCCCTGATCGTTCTCGCCACCGTCATCGCGATGGAGTGGGTCGCGTGGGCGAGCCACAAATACATCATGCACGGCTTCGGCTGGGGCTGGCATCGCGATCACCACGAACCGCACGACAATCTGCTCGAAAAGAACGATCTCTACGCGATTGTCGGCGCGGCGATGAGCATTTCGATGTTCGCGCTAGGCAGTCCATTGGTGATGGGCGCCTCGGCCTGGTGGCCGGGAACATGGATCGGGCTCGGCATACTGTTTTACGGGATCATCTACACGCTGGTGCATGATGGCTTGGTCCACCAGCGTTATTTCCGCTGGGTGCCCAAGCGCGGCTATGCCAAGCGGCTGGTCCAGGCGCACAAGCTGCACCACGCCACGATCGGCAAGGAGGGCGGCGTGAGCTTCGGCTTCGTCTTCGCGCGCGATCCGGCCAGGCTCAAAGCAGACCTCAAGCGTCAGCGCGAAGCGGGCATAGCCGTCGTCAGGGACAGCGCGGGGGCTTGA
- a CDS encoding isopropylmalate isomerase, producing MTKKLTGKAAIGAAIGSAAIAAAMLYANKRKAKGNTPETPEVKRPTGPKPETD from the coding sequence ATGACAAAAAAACTCACTGGGAAGGCTGCCATCGGTGCCGCCATCGGATCCGCCGCGATTGCCGCGGCGATGCTCTATGCCAACAAGCGCAAGGCCAAAGGCAACACGCCCGAAACGCCTGAAGTAAAACGCCCGACCGGGCCGAAACCGGAGACCGATTGA
- the pspC gene encoding envelope stress response membrane protein PspC: protein MNSPRTTLYRDKHNGKLMGVCAGIADYTGINAFWVRMAVVISFFASSGIVLPAYFVAGFLLNKKPPHLYVDQDESRYWQRVRQSPKRTAREIRAQMRDVDRRLAKVEHFYVDGNKALSAEIEQLR, encoded by the coding sequence ATGAACAGCCCCCGCACCACGCTTTACCGCGACAAGCACAATGGCAAACTGATGGGCGTCTGCGCGGGCATCGCGGATTACACCGGGATCAATGCCTTCTGGGTCCGCATGGCCGTCGTCATCAGCTTCTTCGCCAGTTCCGGCATCGTACTTCCGGCCTATTTCGTCGCCGGGTTCCTGCTGAACAAGAAGCCGCCGCACCTCTATGTCGATCAGGACGAGAGCCGCTACTGGCAGCGTGTCCGGCAGAGCCCGAAGCGCACCGCGCGCGAGATCCGCGCCCAGATGCGCGACGTCGATCGCCGCCTGGCCAAGGTCGAGCATTTCTATGTCGATGGCAACAAGGCGCTGAGCGCCGAAATCGAACAGCTGCGCTGA
- the pspB gene encoding envelope stress response membrane protein PspB has product MDEIAGIMIVATLFIGLPWIILHYITKWKTAATITTDDEVLLEELYNLAKRLDERMDTVERLVASDNPDFERPKLLADRETDNQQLRELDRLLADKERTAR; this is encoded by the coding sequence ATGGACGAGATCGCCGGAATCATGATCGTAGCCACGCTCTTCATCGGGTTGCCTTGGATCATCCTCCACTACATCACGAAGTGGAAGACCGCTGCCACCATCACCACCGATGACGAGGTGCTGCTCGAAGAGCTCTACAACCTCGCCAAGCGCCTTGATGAGCGCATGGACACGGTCGAACGACTGGTCGCAAGCGACAATCCCGACTTCGAACGACCGAAACTGCTCGCCGACCGCGAGACCGACAACCAGCAGCTGCGCGAACTCGATCGCCTGCTGGCCGACAAAGAAAGGACCGCCCGATGA
- a CDS encoding SufE family protein, with translation MRTLDDIQEEYEFLEGDERYRLLIELGRDLEPMPDALKTDATLVRGCSAQVWVYPTQEGERLHFLADSNAAITKGIVALVLSAVQDKPAAKVAAMDVTDALEPFDLKNQLSSNRTQGVPNMIALVREHAARIAGG, from the coding sequence ATGCGCACACTCGACGATATCCAGGAAGAATACGAATTCCTCGAAGGCGACGAACGGTATCGCCTGCTGATCGAACTGGGCCGCGATCTGGAGCCCATGCCCGACGCCCTCAAGACCGATGCGACGCTGGTGCGCGGTTGTTCGGCGCAAGTCTGGGTCTATCCCACGCAGGAGGGCGAGCGGCTTCATTTCCTTGCCGACAGCAATGCCGCGATCACCAAGGGGATCGTTGCGCTGGTGCTCTCCGCGGTGCAGGACAAGCCCGCAGCCAAGGTCGCCGCGATGGATGTGACCGACGCGCTCGAACCCTTCGATCTCAAGAACCAGCTGAGCTCCAATCGCACCCAGGGCGTGCCCAACATGATCGCCCTGGTGCGCGAACATGCCGCGCGGATCGCGGGCGGATGA
- a CDS encoding 1-deoxy-D-xylulose-5-phosphate synthase — MYIEDKSEGLVGPARIGRVTFSKSGRSVNYRGRSFLKVGNGYKYNHIAHDNGDHFWISGPRKDGQDRLYPESSRPVEIDDDIAEEYWRDIRGES; from the coding sequence ATGTATATCGAAGACAAGTCCGAAGGGTTGGTGGGGCCTGCGCGGATAGGTCGCGTAACGTTTTCGAAATCGGGACGATCCGTCAATTATCGGGGACGGTCATTCCTGAAGGTCGGGAATGGCTACAAATACAATCACATTGCGCACGATAACGGCGACCATTTTTGGATATCCGGTCCTCGCAAGGACGGACAAGATCGACTTTATCCTGAAAGCAGCCGTCCGGTTGAGATAGACGATGATATTGCTGAAGAATATTGGCGCGATATTCGCGGGGAAAGCTAG
- a CDS encoding DUF1476 domain-containing protein: MTDFKDRERGEETKYAFDQETRFKITARRNRLLGNWAAGKMGLTDEETDAYEKAVVQADFEEVGDEDVIRKVYGDLTTADCDVDEADVRAKLEECEIEARRQFMKSED; this comes from the coding sequence ATGACCGATTTCAAGGACCGCGAGCGCGGCGAAGAAACCAAATACGCTTTCGATCAGGAAACCCGGTTCAAGATCACCGCGCGGCGCAATCGCCTGCTCGGCAATTGGGCAGCGGGCAAGATGGGCCTGACCGATGAGGAAACCGACGCTTATGAGAAGGCCGTGGTGCAGGCGGACTTCGAAGAGGTCGGCGACGAGGACGTGATCCGCAAGGTCTACGGCGACCTCACCACCGCCGATTGCGATGTCGACGAAGCCGATGTCCGTGCCAAGCTCGAGGAATGCGAAATCGAAGCGCGTCGCCAGTTCATGAAGTCCGAGGACTGA
- a CDS encoding NUDIX domain-containing protein has protein sequence MSPPPPQPSRPAATCVIFRRAASGPDEILMQRRSEKLEFAGGMVVFPGGRVDEADFALAERFPSLDKSDAAARIAAIRETLEEAGLAIGLADPIDADQARAARAMLDEIGALEPVLAHFGWMLDLEALTPFARWHPRHAAFKVYDTRFYLADLGTGAVDIAPDGGETSRLFWASAKDALAMVESGEIGVIFPTLRNLERLALFETYADARRQAESIAIREICPVSETRTDGRYLTIPADQGYPVTEQRFDTVVRAKAKG, from the coding sequence ATGAGCCCTCCCCCTCCTCAGCCCTCGCGCCCTGCCGCAACCTGCGTGATCTTTCGACGTGCGGCCTCCGGCCCGGACGAAATTCTCATGCAACGGCGCTCGGAAAAACTCGAATTTGCGGGCGGCATGGTTGTCTTTCCCGGTGGCCGGGTCGACGAAGCCGACTTCGCCCTCGCCGAACGCTTTCCCTCGCTCGACAAATCCGACGCGGCCGCGCGCATCGCCGCAATCCGCGAAACGCTCGAAGAAGCGGGGCTCGCCATCGGGCTGGCCGACCCTATCGACGCCGACCAGGCGCGCGCGGCACGCGCGATGCTCGACGAGATTGGCGCGCTCGAGCCGGTGCTGGCGCATTTCGGGTGGATGCTCGATCTCGAAGCCCTCACCCCGTTCGCTCGCTGGCACCCGCGCCATGCCGCGTTCAAGGTCTACGACACGCGCTTCTACCTCGCCGATCTCGGCACCGGAGCGGTCGATATCGCACCCGATGGCGGCGAGACGTCGCGCCTGTTCTGGGCCAGCGCGAAGGATGCACTCGCCATGGTCGAAAGCGGCGAAATCGGCGTGATCTTCCCCACGCTGCGCAATCTGGAGCGGCTCGCGCTGTTCGAGACCTATGCCGACGCCCGACGTCAGGCAGAGAGCATTGCGATCCGCGAGATCTGCCCGGTCAGCGAAACCCGTACAGACGGTCGATACCTCACCATCCCGGCCGACCAGGGCTATCCGGTTACCGAGCAACGGTTCGACACCGTCGTTCGCGCCAAGGCGAAAGGCTAG
- the ubiA gene encoding 4-hydroxybenzoate octaprenyltransferase has translation MSTPSPDIVPDTEHRGLVARLPQLPRDLAQLARFDRPIGWWLLFWPCSWGLLLAGGEGRWDLLAWFLLGCVAMRGAGCVYNDIVDADLDRQVARTASRPVASGRVGKKAAWAWLLALCAVGLVVLLQIRWEAQLVALASLALVAAYPFMKRITWWPQAWLGLVFSWGVLVAWIALRDDGLGVLAALYAGCIFWVIGYDTIYALQDREDDALVGIRSSALALGSRVIGGVATFYALAVACWALAFWLLREDWLALAALLPMALHLFWQVATLDTANGQSALDRFRSNRFAGLLMALACWVVGNAGV, from the coding sequence ATGAGCACTCCATCCCCCGACATCGTCCCCGATACCGAGCATCGCGGCCTCGTTGCGCGCCTGCCGCAGCTTCCGCGCGATCTGGCACAATTGGCGCGATTCGACCGTCCGATCGGCTGGTGGCTGCTGTTCTGGCCGTGCAGCTGGGGCTTGCTGCTGGCGGGCGGCGAGGGGCGCTGGGACCTGCTCGCATGGTTCCTGCTCGGCTGCGTCGCGATGCGCGGGGCGGGTTGCGTCTACAACGATATCGTCGACGCCGATCTCGATCGGCAGGTCGCGCGCACCGCGTCGCGTCCGGTAGCGAGCGGGCGGGTGGGCAAGAAGGCCGCCTGGGCGTGGTTGCTCGCACTGTGTGCGGTGGGTCTCGTCGTGCTGCTCCAGATTCGCTGGGAAGCGCAATTGGTGGCGTTGGCGAGCCTCGCGCTGGTCGCGGCCTATCCCTTCATGAAGCGGATCACCTGGTGGCCGCAGGCCTGGCTTGGACTGGTGTTCAGTTGGGGCGTACTGGTTGCGTGGATCGCGTTGCGCGACGACGGGCTCGGCGTGCTCGCCGCGCTCTATGCCGGGTGCATTTTCTGGGTCATCGGATACGACACCATCTACGCATTGCAGGATCGCGAAGACGATGCCCTGGTCGGCATCCGCTCCTCGGCACTGGCACTGGGTAGTCGCGTGATCGGCGGCGTGGCCACTTTCTACGCGCTGGCAGTCGCTTGCTGGGCATTGGCTTTTTGGCTGCTGCGCGAAGACTGGCTCGCGCTGGCCGCATTGCTGCCTATGGCGCTGCATCTGTTCTGGCAGGTCGCCACGCTCGACACTGCCAACGGGCAAAGCGCGCTCGATCGCTTCCGTTCGAACCGCTTCGCAGGCCTGCTGATGGCGCTGGCCTGCTGGGTGGTGGGGAACGCCGGGGTCTAG
- a CDS encoding DNA-deoxyinosine glycosylase, with amino-acid sequence MTVRKAGFAPIVDRRTRVLLLGSLPGESSLEAQRYYAHPANRFWHLVGKVIEVDLTALDYEARLATLLDHGIGLWDTVASARRDGSLDASIRDAEPTALADLVATLPDLQAVGFNGKTSARHGRAALGDSSLALVDLPSSSPAYAAMPLAEKEARWAVIGDYL; translated from the coding sequence ATGACTGTACGGAAAGCTGGCTTCGCGCCGATCGTCGACCGCCGCACCCGCGTCCTGTTGCTGGGGAGCCTGCCGGGTGAAAGCTCGCTCGAGGCGCAGCGATACTATGCCCATCCTGCGAATCGGTTCTGGCATCTGGTCGGCAAAGTGATCGAAGTCGATCTGACTGCGCTGGATTATGAGGCCCGCCTTGCCACCCTTCTCGATCACGGGATCGGACTATGGGACACCGTGGCAAGCGCGCGGCGAGACGGGAGCCTCGACGCCTCGATCCGCGATGCCGAGCCGACCGCGCTGGCGGATCTGGTTGCTACCCTGCCCGATCTCCAGGCAGTGGGCTTCAACGGCAAGACTTCGGCCAGGCACGGGCGCGCGGCACTCGGCGACAGCTCGCTGGCGCTGGTCGACTTGCCCTCCTCCAGTCCCGCCTATGCCGCGATGCCGCTAGCCGAGAAAGAAGCACGCTGGGCCGTGATCGGCGATTATCTCTAG
- a CDS encoding YbaN family protein — translation MKRHLYRVLGFAAVGLGAIGAVLPIMPTVPFLLLAVYFFARSSPELEQKILDHPQWGPQVRDWRERRAISRRAKTMAIGAMATGAVVTYFTLGHPWYWISVAILVICGGWIATRNE, via the coding sequence ATGAAACGGCATCTTTATCGCGTGCTCGGGTTCGCCGCCGTCGGCCTCGGCGCGATCGGGGCGGTATTGCCGATCATGCCGACCGTGCCGTTCCTGCTGCTGGCGGTGTATTTCTTCGCCCGCTCGAGCCCCGAGCTGGAGCAGAAAATCCTCGATCACCCCCAATGGGGTCCGCAGGTTCGCGACTGGCGCGAGCGGCGCGCGATCAGCCGCCGGGCAAAGACCATGGCGATCGGCGCGATGGCGACCGGCGCGGTCGTCACGTACTTCACGCTCGGCCATCCCTGGTACTGGATTTCGGTCGCGATCCTGGTGATCTGCGGCGGCTGGATTGCCACGCGCAACGAATAA
- a CDS encoding ABC transporter ATP-binding protein: MSILTVENVTKSFADVKAVNDLSFAVEPGEIYGFLGGNGAGKTTTLRMVLDIIRPTSGSISVLGGSPDRDNAAGIGFLPEERGLYKNMTAIDTIVYFGRLKGMEAGAARKAGLDLLERFGLGDRAKSNIADMSKGMAQKVQLAASIVNDPELLLLDEPFSGLDPVNQGLLEDEILRASEGGAAIVFSTHVMQHAERLCDRLLLLKRGEKRFEGTLEQARDMLPSQIEAVAKPGIETVPGLAQATRGRDVGEGWFEYSLTVPPEGNAGAVLEHCTATGVPLRRFSEHRASLHEVFVELVGDEGVKK, encoded by the coding sequence ATGAGTATTCTGACGGTTGAAAACGTCACCAAAAGCTTTGCCGACGTCAAGGCGGTGAACGATCTGAGCTTCGCGGTCGAGCCAGGCGAAATCTACGGGTTTCTCGGCGGCAACGGCGCGGGCAAGACGACGACGCTTCGGATGGTGCTCGATATCATTCGGCCGACGAGCGGTTCGATCAGCGTGCTTGGCGGTTCGCCCGATCGCGACAATGCTGCGGGGATCGGCTTCCTCCCGGAGGAGCGCGGTCTCTACAAGAACATGACCGCGATCGACACGATCGTTTATTTCGGCCGCCTCAAGGGCATGGAAGCGGGTGCCGCGCGCAAGGCGGGGCTCGACCTGCTCGAACGCTTCGGCCTCGGCGACCGGGCAAAATCGAACATTGCAGATATGTCGAAGGGTATGGCGCAGAAGGTCCAGCTCGCAGCCTCGATCGTCAACGATCCGGAGCTCCTGCTGCTCGACGAGCCGTTCTCCGGCCTCGACCCGGTCAATCAGGGACTGCTCGAAGACGAGATCCTCCGCGCCTCAGAAGGCGGCGCGGCGATCGTGTTTTCCACCCATGTCATGCAGCATGCCGAGCGTCTGTGCGACCGGCTACTGCTGTTGAAGCGCGGCGAAAAACGCTTCGAAGGCACGCTCGAACAGGCGCGCGACATGCTGCCCTCGCAGATCGAAGCGGTAGCAAAACCGGGAATCGAGACCGTGCCCGGACTCGCCCAGGCCACGCGGGGCCGCGATGTCGGCGAGGGATGGTTCGAATACAGCCTGACCGTACCGCCCGAAGGAAATGCTGGCGCGGTGCTCGAACATTGCACCGCCACCGGAGTTCCGCTGCGCCGGTTCTCCGAACACCGCGCGAGCCTGCATGAAGTTTTCGTCGAACTGGTCGGTGACGAGGGAGTGAAGAAATGA